The Corvus cornix cornix isolate S_Up_H32 chromosome 26, ASM73873v5, whole genome shotgun sequence nucleotide sequence CACGCAGCTGCTTGCGCCGGCTGGAGCCCAAGCGCCGGCCCTTGGTGGCTGCCCGGCGCTCGGACATGGCCCCGGCTCCGGCCTGGCAGGGAACCGGCGGGTGCTGAGCCTCGGCCCTCTCCTCGCTGGAGACCTTTGCTCTGGCCTGGTGGGACACAGCGGAGAGGGACCAAGTTGGAAATTCATTTTGCTGCTGTCAAGGGCCTAAAACCCGATTGCTGAGGAGGGTTTGGCAACAGGAAGAGCAACCCTTATCTCCGATTGCACGGCGTGAACGGAGCCTGGATCTGCAGCGGCAAAGGCTGCTCCCGTGGCCATCCCAggggctcccagcccagctcccagcccagctgccaccCAGCTGCCACCAGCCAAGAGCCCATCCCAAATCTCCCCATGTTCTCCCCAGGCTGTGGAGGATGCACAGGGCACCAGCACCAGCAAGGGCCACCCTGGAGGTGACACAGCAGGAGGTGACACCAGCAAAGGACCAGCCAAGGCGGTGCTGGAGGTCTGAGAAAGACGTGCTGGTTTCCACCTGCCTtctcacagctcagcagcagcttttaaaattcctcCCCCAGTTTTCACAGCTGTGAGTCAGCTCCGGGCAGAGGACACGAGGCCTCAGGAGGTTTCCACCACGCTGCTGCTCGCCCAGGCTTGTGGGGCCTGACCTGGGGCCTGGCTGGGTGGTCGTGACACCCACAGCCACTGTGCCATCCCCAAGAGGGGCTGTTCTTTGTGTGGCAAAGCTGAAACTCCAAGGGAAGGAAACCACAGCCGTGGGGAGTGGTGAcgcagagccagggctgtgctcgatctggctgagcccagctctcccctcccagcccgGGGAGACCCCAGCTtctccagccctctgccccCTTCCTTTTGCCATGGGAAACAGATCCTGCTACATCCCAGTGTGCATCAGAAATGTGGGAACAGGccccaaaaccagcccaaaCGCCTTAAAGCAAGAGGGTTTTGTGGAGTTGCTGGAGTCCCACAAGACCAGAAACACCTTTCTGGTGGTCCCAGCCTCTAAGACAGCACAAGTGGGAGCTCTGGGGGGCAGGGAGGTTGTTTAAGGCATGGGGAACCCCCTGGTTACCTGTCCCAGCCTCAGGGCAGGTGAGCTGAGCCCACAGCACGAGGGAGGCACTGAACAAGTAggggggatgggatgggatgggatgggaattGTGCCCCCCAGCAAAGCAGGGCCCCCATGGCATCACCAGCTGCCAGAGTCCTGCCTCCCTCCACAACACCCTGCACTGCTCCCAGCCATCAGACAGGGGCTTCCAGCCACAGTCCCCCACAAGGAAAAACCCCCTTGGATCAtcaacagcaagaaaaacccCTCATTTCCCTcacttttctatttcttaagGTAATGCCCaagctgtccccagagcagcaggactcACCCTTCCCACGGCCGAGAGggatgctcagggctggggcacTCGAGGCCGAGGGGCTCCCCAGGTCAGAGCGACGCTGGTCCCACGCCGAGGGCGCTGGAGCGGCCCCGTGCCCCCGCTCTCATCTCTCTTACCCAAGGCGCTTTCCGTTCTCGGTGACACTCAACTGCCGGTGCTCACACATTTCCTGTTTGCTGCGTTGCAAGTGGGCTGTGGGAAGGACCCAGCCAGAGGGTCACCGTCCCCACAAACTCCCCAGatcccagggcagctctgcaaaGGCACTGCCAGTGCCATTGGGAAGTGCAGCAGAGGCCCCGTCCTTTCCTCATTTGCAATGGTTCAGGGCTGGGGggtgtttggggtgggggaaaaaCAGCAGACAAACAGCAAATGTTGTTTTGAGACTCCAAATAACCCAAACCACAAGACTATTTATAACCCCAGATTATAACATCCTACCAAAGACGGAACAACCTGAAAATCCCCCCTGCGGAGGCTCTTTGGCCCCAGAATCTGGAGATGTCCCCCTGTGCtcctctctgattttttttaaggctcCTGCCTGAATTATAAACTTGGCTTTAAACCCAGCACCAAACCCACTGGCCGCCCATGGGCTGCAACCACTGTGCTTCCTGAGGGGATGGAGGGATCAGATGGATCACGGGCATTTTTCCTACTCTTTAACTGCAAAACGTGAAGAGAACTCAGGCAGGAGGAAACACTGTTCTCTCTAGGGCATAACTCCAACAAACATCCCCTGGCTCACAGCGGATCTGAGCCCaggctcccagggcaggagccaTGGGGTGGAAGCTGATACCCCAGCTATCTCTGCCCATCTAAACTGGTTAAATCCCTCACTGAGAaccagccaggccctgctcatTTTaacccaaggcagcagcagccaactCAGGTCCATGCGCTCCATCAGGGTATTTATGGGCCAACTAAAAGCTCAGCCGgttcttctccctgctctgggccAAGCTGGTGCTGCTTACCCCAAACTGAAGCACCCTGGAGGGCTCAACCCATCCCCTTGCCCTGCAACCCCTGCATTGTTTGTGGCTGCATGGAGAAGGTTGGattttggctttgctttctccaAGGATTTGAGgagaaatttttcccttttgaaggGAAAACCCTAAATATCCCTGGGAGAGCTTGATTTGTGCCCTCTGCCCAGCAAGACTCTGGCATTGTAATCCTAGTGGCAGAGCCGTGCTGGCAGCGAGCGCCAGGATCAGCGCTGGTCACCGGAGGGCACAGCCCAGGAGGGAGGGCACGATCCAGGAGGGAGAGAATGATCCAATGCCGATGAGGTGCTGGAAGGTGTCAGTGAAAGGGGATTGaatgggaagaagggaagggaaccACCTGACCCTCCCCCTGTGGGGGTTTGACCTTcagcatccctgctctgtgctgaggccaggctggggtgggagcagcaaAACACAACCTGGGCTGAAAGTGGGAAGTTTCCATCCACTCCCCAGCTGCGGGGAGCCCATCACTGCTTTGTGTCCCAAAGCTGGGGGGACACAGTCCTGGAGTGTCCCAGGGACtcagagctccagccctggTGCCCGGCTccctctggcacagcagagctggaccCTGGCTCTCCCCAGAACCCACAAACACGGACAAGGGGGTTTCactgatttatttctcatttctatttctcatttccttcattGCCACTGCTCCTGGCAAATGGGAGATGACAGCAGAGGGGAGCTCCCGGCAGCAGCCAGGGGGGTTTGGAAGGACTGACATAAGGTTAGAAAGGGGCTAAGGCTGTAGGGTTtgactcagcagcagctcaaaggCTGAGTGATTGCATGTCAAGGGACATGGGCCTGCACAGATGTCACCCCacactgcagggacaggcagatGCTTTCGGGATGCCCAGCTGAACAATAACACAAGGCTGTTCATTGCCATCGACTTTCTTTTCACCTGGATCCTTTGCAAGTTAAGTCATTTCTCACATTAACCAGAACCCGAGTCTGCATCCAAGCCTTGCTCAGTCCTCCAAGGAAGCAGCCAGTGGTAGAGACATCCCTGACTCCCAGGGAACCTCAGTGCCCCCAGGAAATGCCACTGCACgtttccagcagcagtgccacccCATGCTCTtgtgtccccatcccacagcGTGGGTCACCCTTGTGGGGCTGGGCACCCAGCACCCCATTAAAGGGGTAAGGGAGGCGACCAGCTTGCCCGTGGCTAATGGCCACATGCACCACAGGACAGGGTGCTGAGGGTTAGGGGGAACAGGGTCACAGTGGGGAAGGGGGAATAATGGGGGCAACAGAGGAGCCACCTTCACACAGGGGTCCTGCAGGGACATCTCACACAGGTGGCAGTGGCTTCTGCTGGGAACACGGTGGCAGCACCAGAGCACGGTCCCCAAGGAATGGGGTCAAGCACAGGGGTTGTGGCAAGGTTTTATCCCTCTCAGCCTTCACAAAGGCAGatcccagctcagggctgcaCCCCCAGAGGGATCCCCAGCCCCTGGAAcacccttctcccctcccccagcCAGACCTGCTCCCAGTTATCCACATTAACCCAGAATTCCTTCACATAAGTGTTTATTCAGAGTTAACACTCTCAGACAAACAGGtatttcccctttccccacatACACTTAatagcattattttaaatataaataaacatttagTGCTGGGAGCTTGGCAGCTTCACCGACAGCAAAGTGCATCGTGCTGCAAGGTGGGAAATCAACCCTGTCCCTTTTCTTCCTGGGACCATCTTGCACCAGTTTCCCGAGTCCaaatccagcagagcaggagatgaaCCCCATCAAAGTGCTGAGACCTGACAGTGTCGAGTCCCTCAGGAGCAGGGACTCATCCTTCAGTGCTGGAactcagcagcctctgctccaggccATCCCTTggtcccagagcagagccaggtgAGGGTCCTCTCCCCGCCAGccccaaaggagaaaaagtcCAGGAAAACAAGCTACAATTCCTTATTTCAGCATCAGCCCTGCTGGTGAGCAGGACTTCTTCCTAGAGGAGCCCAACAGAGCCAGAGCAGGGGCTCCCCAGCCCGGTGTCAGTGTTGAGGCAGGCAGGAACGTGGGCACAAGCAGCACCACCCAACAAGCCAACAACAACAAGGTAAGAAAGTGGGATTTGGGGCCAGCAGAGTGCAGGGGATCCCAAAGCCTCCCAGGGGCAGTGTTGGTCCCCCAGTGGCTGTTCCTGGTGAGTCACCCCAAGGACTGTCCAGGGAACAGCCGTGGGAAGGAGCAACCTCCACGTCACTCTGCTCCCACACACGGACAAGTGCTTGGGTCCAtcctgctgggacagagggCCACCCCCGTGTGACAGCAGCCGGGGCATCCCAGGGCTCTACAAAGCACACCAGGGACTTTTCTTAAAGATATCTGGTGCCACCAGGTGGCTGGGACACAAGTGTCCCCCACAGCCAGTCCCTAGGCAAGGGACGGATCTACGGCTGGACAGCAGGGTGGCACAAGGACGGTGTTTGGCCCCAcaggcacagggcagaggacacttctctgcaggcagggcagtgctTTGGTCCCACCAGGCCCATCTCAGTCCTCCTCCAGCCCCGCCGTGGGGCTCCTCCTCCACATTGCACACAGTGAAGGTCCCTCAGGACCCCAGAGCTACTCATAAATAGGAAACTACAGACTCTACATTGCTTCGTACAGATCAGCTCACACAGCATGGGGCAGGGGAGCCACGGGCACCCCTGGTGTCGGCAGCTGCTGCAGCGAGTCacggccggggccgggcagggacGATCCTCCGCTTGGCACTGTAGAAGtctgaagggaagaaggaaagggtTGGAAAGTGTCTCcagcctgctgggagcagcagggcaggaagaggGATGTGTCCCCAGGGAGGCACCCCAAAATCAGCCCAAGGGGGTTGCACCCTAAAGCCCCCACCCAAAGCTGCGGAGAGCAGAGCTGTAAGTCTGCATCAGCTCTCCTCTTTGTCTTGCCTGCATTTCCACTCCAGGCCCTGGCCTTGGAGGATAGGAAGAAACACCTCactgtgagggaggtgagacactggcacaggctgtccagggaggttCTGGATGCTCCAACTCTGGAattgttcaaagccaggttggataaaggctttgagcaacctgggatagtgggaggtgcccctgcccacgggaccttaaagatgatctttaaggtccattccaaccccttaatattctgtgattctatgattggGTCAGGTCTTCGGAACTGAAGGTGATGAATTTGGGGGCATCTTCAGCTACAAAACCCACAAGCCCAATGCCCAtcccctgcacagcccccagcagccAAAAGGCACCCAGCTGGTCgcctttttccctttggaagaTGGGCCCTGCTTCCCTAGGAGAGATCCATGGAGGGTGGTTCCCTCCCCATGCCCAagagccaggcagggctctggCACCCAAGTCCCCTCTGTCTGTCCCTGCCATGACATCAATGCCACCAAGCCCCCAGGGAGTGACAGCAACCCCCAGCACTCACCTTTGATCGTGGTCTGCCCACGCTTCAGGCTCTGTGGGGAACCAGCCTTGTAAACCTGCGAGCTCTGCTGAGACTCCTCGGGGCAAATCCTGCCAACACGGTCCTTGGGGGGGACCCTGTGGGCCAAGGAgctcctgctgtcactgctgatGACAGCCCTGACCAGGCTGTGAACCTCCTGGGGCGGCTGCTCAGCCACGAGGATCCTCTCCCACTTGAACGGCCCTTCCAAGGGAGTCTCTGTCTCAAAGTCGAAGTTCCAGCGCTGCTGAGCTTCTTCCAGCTGTTGTCTTATCTTGTCCTCAAAGTCATGCTGGAGCTGGTCGTGGTCCACGGGGCCAAAGAGGTTCCTGCAGGCCTTGCTGCTGCATGGGgtctgcccagccctgctctgggacAGCGGCATCGTGCTGGCTGGGGGGAAACCAGAGCAAGTTACGGGGGCTGGGATGACAGGAGCAAACACAGGAGAGTGCTGGCTACCAAGGCAAAGCACACGGTAGCCAAGGTGGGAcaagctgggctgggctctgcagtgaGGCAGCCCAGAGGGGACTGACAGACACATCTGGACTCTGACTTTTGAGATTTTAGCAGAGGCTTGAGCACGGCTGAGGTCAGACACAGCCCAGTGCAACacaggaggatggggaaggtGCAGATGTCACCATTCCCTATTCCTCCTCCAGCAGGCAAAGCCCTGCCAGGTCAGAGCATCCAGCACCCCGACACTGCCACGGGCTCCATCCACAGCCCCGCTCCTTCCCACTCCCATGCAGGCAAAGGCAAGTTGGCACACGGGGAGGTGAAGCAACAGGATGTTTTTCTGGCCAGTTTCTTCATCTCAAGAACCCTGACCCGGTGGTAAGAAAACCTTCAAGCAACTGCAAGAACGTGCCACAAGCTTGACCACTTTGCTAACCACCCTCCTTATCTGCAAGGAGCTGTTGGGTAACCAGAAACAAgaccttgtttgttttttttcaaatcgGTGCCAAAAGCCTTGACCTTCCCAGTAAGTGCCAAAGCCTCTCCATCGGAGCAGTCCTTCCCCGGACTGTGTGGGGATAAGGGACCTCTCACTACACCCACACTTATGAGGAACTTCAGCGTAGAATCAGAATTGTTAAGGCTGGAAAATGCCTCCAAGATCAGGTCCAGCTGATAAGAGtcagcactgctctgggatTTGAGTTTTCAGAGATAAGGCTTGCCCCTGCTGGGACAGCCACACTCATTAAATctgcttaaaaaagaaagattcaTAGCTCCCATTGCCCACCTAATCTGGGACACCCAAAGCCAGGCCACAAAAGATCCTCCCCATCCCCCAACTTCCCCAAGGAGCAGATTCTCAGCCTCTGCAGGGAAGATTTCTCCCTAAAttcagcacctgcagcccctctggGTTGCCTGTGCCGCATTGTCTTCCCCACATTCCACCCCTAGAAGTGTgcaagaaatgactggatgtggcactcagagctctggtcTAGCTGACAAGGTGAGGATCGGGCCCTGGTTGGACTTGaggatcttggaggtcttttccaaccttaatgattcaaTAATCCTATTCCCAGGCATGGCACCAGCACGGTGAGAGTCTccagcccaggggctgggggggccaCATTCTGTCCCTGGGGCGACCCCTGTGGGCACCCTGTGCTCAGACTCAGCATCCCCGagtaaaaatagaaatccaGCTTCCTATCTCCGGGCAGTCTGAGCACACAGACAGGGTGACCTCACTGCCAGGCAAGTCCCAGCATGTCCAGGCAAGCCCGGGCAGGTAGTGGGAGAGGGACACGTTCCGTCAGCCCAACCAGacagcccccagccctccccgCCTGCGTCACGTCCCGATGTCCCCATCCTCAGGTCACCGACGCGACTCAGGTGCCACCCTGGAGCCTCGAGATAACACCCTCGCCCTGACTCATGGCTGCGGATTGCCAAAGCCACCAATGAGGGAGGGACCAGGGCCGGGTCATCGTCCCCTCCCATGGGGCTGGTGCCGCTTCCAGCGACCTCTGCCCAGCAAGAGCTTCGAGGCTCCCGGCAGCCGCCCGGGAGCCCCAAGATTTGGGCAAGGAAGTGGCAGGTGCACGGCCGCGTTAAAACCTCTCCCAGCCGAGCTGGGTGATGAGAGCACCCCTGGGAGACACCCAGCAGGGCTCCACAGACACCTGCGACACCCAGGACCAGTCACACCAGTCTGGGGAAGGCTGGGCaagcaggaggggctgggggcaccCGCATCCGGGAGCGGCTGAAGCCGCTGATCCCGCGCAGAGAACGCCCGGCTCATGACACCGATGGGGCCGGGGGGGCTGGCACGGGGCGGCCGgtccccgcccggccccgcaggATGCCCAGCGGCGGGACTGCGTCCGCACAGCACCCGGCACGGCACCCCGCACGGCACCCGGCACGGCACCCGGCACCCCGCACCGCCATCGCCGCGGCCACCGGGGGGCGAGCGCGGCCCAGCCCGGGGGCTCCGCATCCCCCCAGGGGGCTCCGGGTGCTCCCGGGGCTCCGCACCGCCAGCCCCGGCACCGCCAGCCCCGGCACCGCCAGCCCCGGCACCGCCAGCCCCGGCACCGGGCGCGATCCCGCTCCCTCCCCGCGCTGGGGACGCGGCCCCAGGCAGAGCCGGCCCCGCTACGGCGCTTCCCCCGCTCCAGGCACCGCGGACCCCGGGGAAACCGGCGCTCGCCCTCCGTCCCTGGCCAGTGAAGGACCGGAGCCCCTGGGCAAGGCCGCCGCCCGACCCCGCCCGCACTCACCGCCGTCTCCCAGCGTCTGTCGGTGCCCGCCGCGTCGCCGCCTTTATACCGGAGGGAGGGGCGGAGCCGGGCGCCGGTCCCGGCGTCGCCCGGGATTTCCCTCCCGCCCTCCCCGGCCGACCTCACTGCATTCGCCCTGGTCTTGCGTGTGCCCCCCCCCaacccttttctctctcatccCGGTTCCCGGTCCCGGGAATATGCGCGGTGCCAGAGGAGAGCCGGGCATGCCGGGACCATGGGCACCGGGACCCCCTTCCTAGGGAAGGGCGGGGACCTGGATCAGGGGATACCGGGACCCCCTGCCTTGGAGAGTGCAGGGACTCCCCTATAGCAGGAGATGGAGGGACCCCCATCAGGGGATATGGGGAACCCCTTCCTGGGTGGGTGCAGGGACCCAGCATCAGGGACCAGAGGGAAACCTCAGCCAGGAGATACAGGGCCCTCCTTCCATCAGGAAATGCAGGGACCTCACCCTGAGGAGATGCAGAGACCCCCTTCCTAgaggggagctggggacagggagacGCCCCCATTAGGGATACAGGGATCCCCCAATGGATACAGGGGTGCCACATTCCAGCCAGGAGATGCAGGACTTTAGCCATCTCAAAGGGCGTCCTGTCCTAGCCAGGCTGTCCCACCCACCAGGCCACTGTAGGAAGGAGATTTGTGGATTAAGGAAGGGGTGGCTCAGCCCCTCGGGGTGCCAAGCTCAGAGCCATACCAGGATGATGTTCCCCTGGCCCCCTGGTACTGCTCAGCCCATCCTGGGCTGTCGCTGGCCTCTCGAACTGGCTTGTCTTCCCCgggcctggctctgctccaccaGCTGAACCCCAGCATCCGCTGTGGGTGGAAAAAGTGTTTGGAGTAGGATCTGCTGCTCTGAGTCCTGCAGATGTCCAGGCAGGGATAAGGAGGAGGAACAAGTCTGTGCATGTCCTGCAGGAACCTGCGGCAAGGATTTGAGGGAATCTGTGGTTTAGCTGGAAAAGCCAGCCAAGTCCACAGGCAGGAAAGCCAGGGCAGCTTCTGCTGGGGTTActctgtggggctggagggctCCTGCCCTGAGCCTGGTCGGTTggtccatccctgccctgcggcaggagaagggaagggatgctctcagagccagcccagcttGGGCACAGTGCCCGTGTCCTGCAGCCCGTCCCAGCCCAGACCTCACAGCACACGGACACAAGCACAACCTGCTCCCATGGGCACAAGGAGGTGACAGCACAATTCCAAGTGACAAAAGCCGTGTTAAAGCGATCCTTTGGGAATGCCAGGTCCCCTCAAAAGCCCCTGGAGGCAACAGGTGCTGGGGTGCTGAGGAGGATCCTTGGTGTGCAGATCActcctgctttttccagctggaccagcagcttcccactggccagagcagctggaaatatGTTTGGGCATGTTTGGCTGAATGCTGCCACATGCTGCAGGAGGGTTTTGCAATCACTCATCCCCACTctgtggagctgggctgtgccgAGGTGCTGGGATTTGGATCAGTGGTGGCTGCTCAGCCCCTTGGCTGCCTCCAAACAGGCACAGTGGGATGGACAGGAAAGGTAAAAGGAGGACAGGGAATGGGAAATCACCTTAAATTCATGCTACACACTGCTGAAAATCCatcctggaaagctgcagtcTGGACCTAAACGCTCCAAAATTCATCTTGCCTTTCCATTTGTAATAGGCAAGGAGAGGAGGGGGCAAGTTGGGACAGGGAAGCTGTCGCTGGATTTTCCACCTGGGAATGATTTCTGCTCGTGGCTGCAAGGAGCAGCCTTCAGAGCCTCACTGCAGAGGTGGCCGCGGCGCTGGCTGGTTGCGGATCATTTCCTTGCcaagctccagctctgctccagctgcaggtgTGGGTTTGCTCCCTCTGGATGTGAGGGATGCAATCGGCACCGTCCCAGCCGCAGCACTCTGAGCATACCTCGGGTCattgcagctccagctgccaccTGGGACTCTGGGATGAAGCAGCGCTTACCAGAGGATGTTCCCTGCTTAAAACAGATCCCTTTTTTCCATAAAAGCTCTCCAgtgcacagaaagaaatgggaaCATCAAACCAGCAGCTTTTTGAAGTGGCAGAGGAAGGAGTTTGTGCAACCCAGAGTGGCTCCACAGCCACTGATTCCACGAGTGAGGGATTCAAAAAGGGAGATAACCgaccagcctggctgctgggaacaTCCCAGTTACACCAGGGATTCATCCCAGGGCTAGACCAGTGAGAAAATCAATCAGACATAGATTTTCCCTTAGGAAAGTAACTCTGTAATTCTCTCAGTGATTTTTGGTGGGGTGAGGGTTCATTCCCCACACCCTG carries:
- the CDKN1A gene encoding cyclin-dependent kinase inhibitor 1 — encoded protein: MPLSQSRAGQTPCSSKACRNLFGPVDHDQLQHDFEDKIRQQLEEAQQRWNFDFETETPLEGPFKWERILVAEQPPQEVHSLVRAVISSDSRSSLAHRVPPKDRVGRICPEESQQSSQVYKAGSPQSLKRGQTTIKDFYSAKRRIVPARPRP